In a single window of the Nymphalis io chromosome 20, ilAglIoxx1.1, whole genome shotgun sequence genome:
- the LOC126776531 gene encoding thioredoxin domain-containing protein 12-like isoform X2, which produces MVAGTLTKALFSLILNKVHCSYEGKDNGFGKSYVWAGSLESGLQIATHHQKPVMVIIHKSWCSACKNLKPKFANSNEIQTLSKHFVMVNLLDEEEPKNNKFSPDGTYIPRILFMSPKGSVDHDIYNEEGSSQHKYFYSRPEQIAKSMRKVLDKYKLERFDK; this is translated from the exons atggttGCCGGTACCTTAACGAAAGCTTTATTTTCATTGATCTTGAATAAAGTTCATTGTTCATACGAAGGAAAAGACAATGGTTTTGGTAAAAGCTATGTATGGGCTGGATCGTTGGAGTCTGGCCTACAAATAGCGACTCACCACCAGAAGCCAGTAATGGTCATAATTCACAAATCTTGGTGTTCAGCTTGTAAGAACTTGAAACCGAAGTTCGCGAACTCGAATGAGATCCAAACATTGAGCAAGCACTTCGTAATGGTGAATCTTTTAGATGAAGAGGagccaaaaaataataaattttcaccTGATGGCACTTATATACCTCG AATACTCTTCATGTCCCCGAAGGGTTCCGTCGACCATGACATTTACAACGAGGAGGGGAGCAGCCAACACAAATACTTCTACAGTCGACCGGAACAAATCGCCAAATCAATGAGAAAAGTCCTCGACAAATATAAGCTCGAGCGATTTGAT AAATAA
- the LOC126776531 gene encoding thioredoxin domain-containing protein 12-like isoform X1: MVAGTLTKALFSLILNKVHCSYEGKDNGFGKSYVWAGSLESGLQIATHHQKPVMVIIHKSWCSACKNLKPKFANSNEIQTLSKHFVMVNLLDEEEPKNNKFSPDGTYIPRILFMSPKGSVDHDIYNEEGSSQHKYFYSRPEQIAKSMRKVLDKYKLERFDV, from the exons atggttGCCGGTACCTTAACGAAAGCTTTATTTTCATTGATCTTGAATAAAGTTCATTGTTCATACGAAGGAAAAGACAATGGTTTTGGTAAAAGCTATGTATGGGCTGGATCGTTGGAGTCTGGCCTACAAATAGCGACTCACCACCAGAAGCCAGTAATGGTCATAATTCACAAATCTTGGTGTTCAGCTTGTAAGAACTTGAAACCGAAGTTCGCGAACTCGAATGAGATCCAAACATTGAGCAAGCACTTCGTAATGGTGAATCTTTTAGATGAAGAGGagccaaaaaataataaattttcaccTGATGGCACTTATATACCTCG AATACTCTTCATGTCCCCGAAGGGTTCCGTCGACCATGACATTTACAACGAGGAGGGGAGCAGCCAACACAAATACTTCTACAGTCGACCGGAACAAATCGCCAAATCAATGAGAAAAGTCCTCGACAAATATAAGCTCGAGCGATTTGATGTatga